A stretch of the Dioscorea cayenensis subsp. rotundata cultivar TDr96_F1 chromosome 4, TDr96_F1_v2_PseudoChromosome.rev07_lg8_w22 25.fasta, whole genome shotgun sequence genome encodes the following:
- the LOC120258929 gene encoding ALBINO3-like protein 1, chloroplastic: MASLLHSFQTLRSPLSLYPSSGGAMAVAPLSHRPHLGFFTKSDSSSPFLRRDCVVARFSPGPMLPDLESVDELVREVLGRAEGVIYTIADAAVSSSDAVAAGQGSKQSADWLSGITNTLESVLKVLKDALSALHVPYSYGFAIILLTVIVKAATFPLTKKQVESALAMRSLQPQVKAIQQRYAGDQERIQLETARVYKLAGVNPLAGCLPTLLTIPVWIGLYRALSNVADEGLLTEGFFWIPSLSGPTTIAARQSGSGISWLFPFIDGHPPLGWSDTLAYLVLPVLLIASQYISAQVMQPSQVNDPSQKSAQAVTKLLPLMIGYFALSVPSGLSLYWLTNNILSTAQQIWLQKLGGAKNPVKQFSDRAAKEESFNMQSSLSEIQKSVQDLEIDKSKDSQREKVNSGGLQPGERFKQIKEQEARRRKQREEQRLKEAEEVSFVINDQQNLDNKLVEKKIEQINGNPKPTLEENNLEKDIPVESDGESNNHAGPRVTDESSPHGDA; encoded by the exons ATGGCTTCTCTTCTCCACTCTTTCCAAACCCTACGCTCCCCTCTCTCCCTCTATCCCTCCTCCGGGGGCGCCATGGCCGTAGCTCCGCTCTCTCATCGACCACATCTCGGTTTCTTCACCAAAAGTGACTCATCTTCTCCATTTCTTCGCCGAGATTGTGTGGTGGCGAGGTTTAGTCCTGGGCCTATGCTTCCTGACCTTGAGAGTGTTGATGAGTTGGTCCGTGAGGTGCTTGGCCGGGCGGAGGGCGTTATTTACACTATCGCCGATGCTGCGGTTTCTTCTTCTGATGCTGTTGCTGCTGGTCAAGGTTCTAAGCAGAGTGCGGATTGGCTCTCTGGCATCACCAATACTCTTGAGTCTGTGTTAAAG GTCCTGAAGGATGCGCTTTCAGCTTTGCATGTTCCATATTCTTATGGTTTTGCAATTATTCTTCTTACAGTTATCGTAAAAGCTGCTACATTTCCCCTGACAAAGAAACAG GTTGAGTCAGCATTAGCTATGCGATCACTGCAGCCCCAAGTGAAAGCTATCCAACAACGTTATGCAGGAGATcag GAAAGGATACAACTTGAAACTGCTCGAGTGTATAAATTAGCCGGTGTGAACCCTTTAGCAG GGTGCCTGCCTACCTTGCTTACTATTCCGGTTTGGATTGGATTATATAGGGCTCTCTCAAATGTGGCTGATGAG GGACTACTAACAGAAGGCTTTTTCTGGATACCTTCCCTCTCTGGTCCTACTACAATAGCTGCTCGGCAAAGTGGTAGTGGGATTTCTTGGCTTTTTCCTTTTATT GATGGTCATCCACCTTTGGGATGGTCAGACACTCTAGCATATCTTGTTCTACCTGTTTTACTCATTGCTTCGCAATATATTTCAGCTCAAGTCATGCAGCCATCACAG GTTAATGATCCTAGCCAGAAGAGTGCCCAAGCTGTAACTAAGCTCCTTCCATTGATGATCGGTTACTTTGCTCTTTCAGTTCCTTCTGGTTTGAGTCTATATTG GCTTACAAACAACATTCTGAGCACCGCACAGCAGATATGGCTTCAAAAGCTAGGTGGTGCAAAGAACCCGGTCAAGCAGTTCAGTGATAGAGCTGCTAAGGAAGAATCCTTCAACATGCAGAGCTCTCTGTCTGAAATCCAGAAATCTGTCCAGGATCTTGAAATTGATAAATCAAAGGATAGTCAAAGAGAAAAGGTAAATTCAGGTGGATTGCAGCCTGGTGAAAG GTTTAAGCAAATTAAGGAGCAGGAAGCAAGAAGAAGGAAACAAAGAGAAGAACAGAGATTAAAAGAGGCAGAGGAAGTTTCTTTTGTAATTAATGATCAACAGAATTTAGATAATAAACTAGTTGAGAAAAAGATTGAGCAG ATAAATGGAAATCCAAAACCGACTTTGGAGGAAAACAATTTAGAGAAAGATATACCTGTGGAAAGCGATGGTGAGTCAAATAATCATGCAGGTCCAAGAGTAACGGATGAAAGCAGTCCTCATGGCGATGCATAG
- the LOC120258391 gene encoding UDP-N-acetylglucosamine--peptide N-acetylglucosaminyltransferase 110 kDa subunit isoform X1: MSIPQPSPDGSQSAWKHPKVEDASKILPPPPQPPQPQPSKPAMIADLNVDPPESDGEDCTLISHPDSNTRTNNDDSSLVKTTVIARDADVIEGEDLDQQCPVVSMSREEKVGSLKAGLVHVARKMPKNAHAHFILGLMHQRLGQPQKAVSAFEKSSEILLRDEEEIRRPDLLSLVLTHQAQCILQGNSGDNSDKELEAEELEEILTKMKDSVLSDVKQAAVWNSLGLILMRTNRLQSAISILSSLLVFVPDYLDSLANLGVAYLQSGNLQLSGKCFQDLILKDHNHPAAFVNYAVYLLCYYGSVIAGAGACASEGADPHQVEATAVAKECLLSAIKSDPKSGPLWVNLANAYDVAGEHRNAKKCLEQVAKLEPSQMSARYAIAVHRIKDAERYQDSTEQLSWAANEMYSILKEGDPAIIDLTTAWAGLAMAHRAQQEISAAYETGSKDLAETEERALYVLKQAIEEDPDDSVQWHQLGLHYLYRLQFKTSVRFLKAALARRKECAYAWSNLGICLQLSGDPSSAEEAYKRAISLSTPQHVHATLSNLGNLYRQQRRYEHAKAILTKSLELSSGYAPAHNNLGLVFVAGRQLDEAIASFDKALQLDPLLDAAKSNMAKAIAMSKKPETT, translated from the exons ATGTCAATCCCGCAGCCAAGTCCTGATGGATCGCAATCCGCGTGGAAGCATCCCAAAGTTGAGGATGCCTCGAAAATACTGCCGCCACCGCCGCAGCCCCCGCAGCCACAGCCTTCAAAGCCGGCCATGATCGCCGACCTCAACGTTGATCCACCTGAGAGCGATGGCGAGGACTGCACGCTCATTTCCCATCCCGATTCGAACACCAG GACTAACAATGACGATAGCAGCTTAGTTAAAACTACAGTAATTGCCAGAGATGCTGATGTAATTGAAGGAGAAG ATCTCGATCAACAATGCCCTGTGGTTTCTATGTCACGGGAGGAGAAAGTTGGCAGCCTAAAAGCT ggCTTGGTTCATGTTGCACGAAAAATGCCAAAAAATGCCCATGCTCACTTTATACTTGGCCTAATGCATCAAAGATTGGGTCAACCGCAGAAG GCAGTTTCAGCATTTGAAAAATCATCTGAGATACTGTTACGGGACGAAGAGGAAATTCGCCGGCCTGATTTGCTGTCTTTAGTGTTGACACATCAAGCAcag TGCATTTTGCAAGGAAATTCAGGGGATAACTCAGACAAAGAACTTGAAGCTGAAGAATTAGAAGAAATTCTGACCAAAATGAAAGATTCTGTGCTGTCAGATGTCAAGCAAGCAGCTGTTTGGAACTCACTTGGCTTAATACTTATGAGGACCAACCGTTTGCAG AGTGCCATATCAATTTTATCATCCCTCTTGGTTTTTGTCCCTGACTACTTAGATTCACTTGCAAATCTTGGTGTTGCATATCTTCAAag TGGTAATCTGCAACTCTCTGGAAAATGCTTCCAAGATCTAATCTTGAAGGATCACAACCATCCTGCCGCCTTTGTGAACTATGCAGTCTATCTTTTGTGTTACTATGGATCAGTAATTGCAG GTGCCGGTGCTTGTGCGAGTGAAGGAGCTGATCCGCATCAAGTTGAAGCTACCGCTGTTGCAAAAGAGTGTCTTCTGtcagccataaaatctgatccAAAATCCGGGCCCCTATGGGTGAATCTTGCTAACGCATACGATGTGGCCGGTGAACATAGGAATGCAAAGAAGTGCTTAGAGCAG GTAGCAAAATTGGAACCCAGTCAAATGTCTGCACGGTATGCCATTGCCGTTCATCGTATCAAAGATGCCGAAAGGTATCAGGATTCAACAGAACAGCTTTCCTGGGCAGCAAATGAAATGTATTCAATACTGAAAGAAGGTGACCCTGCAATAATTGATCTTACCACAGCATGGGCTGGGTTAGCTATGGCCCATAGAGCTCAACAAGAGATTTCCGCTGCATATGAAACTGGATCAAAGGACTTGGCAGAGACAGAAGAGCGAGCTCTCTACGTGTTAAAACAA GCAATTGAGGAGGATCCTGATGATTCTGTGCAATGGCATCAGCTTGGTCTGCACTATTTATATAGATTACAGTTCAAGACATCGGTGCGCTTCCTCAAGGCTGCATTGGCTCGTCGCAAGGAATGTGCTTATGCCTGGTCCAATCTTG GTATCTGTCTGCAACTATCTGGCGATCCATCTTCGGCCGAAGAAGCATACAAGCGAGCTATCTCATTGTCGACACCACAACACGTGCACGCCACCCTGTCTAACCTGGGAAATCTTTACCGTCAACAGAGAAGATACGAACATGCAAAGGCAATCCTTACAAAATCTCTGGAACTCTCCTCCGGATACGCACCAGCACACAACAATCTCGGTCTCGTGTTTGTGGCCGGACGCCAGTTAGATGAAGCTATAGCCTCCTTCGACAAGGCTCTCCAGTTAGATCCATTGCTTGATGCTGCTAAATCAAATATGGCGAAAGCTATCGCCATGTCTAAGAAGCCGGAAACCACATAA
- the LOC120258391 gene encoding UDP-N-acetylglucosamine--peptide N-acetylglucosaminyltransferase 110 kDa subunit isoform X2: protein MHQWILITTFTFHCCNHHHYYWVTNNDDSSLVKTTVIARDADVIEGEDLDQQCPVVSMSREEKVGSLKAGLVHVARKMPKNAHAHFILGLMHQRLGQPQKAVSAFEKSSEILLRDEEEIRRPDLLSLVLTHQAQCILQGNSGDNSDKELEAEELEEILTKMKDSVLSDVKQAAVWNSLGLILMRTNRLQSAISILSSLLVFVPDYLDSLANLGVAYLQSGNLQLSGKCFQDLILKDHNHPAAFVNYAVYLLCYYGSVIAVSGAGACASEGADPHQVEATAVAKECLLSAIKSDPKSGPLWVNLANAYDVAGEHRNAKKCLEQVAKLEPSQMSARYAIAVHRIKDAERYQDSTEQLSWAANEMYSILKEGDPAIIDLTTAWAGLAMAHRAQQEISAAYETGSKDLAETEERALYVLKQAIEEDPDDSVQWHQLGLHYLYRLQFKTSVRFLKAALARRKECAYAWSNLGICLQLSGDPSSAEEAYKRAISLSTPQHVHATLSNLGNLYRQQRRYEHAKAILTKSLELSSGYAPAHNNLGLVFVAGRQLDEAIASFDKALQLDPLLDAAKSNMAKAIAMSKKPETT, encoded by the exons ATGCACCAGTGGATCCTAATTACCACCTTCACATTTCATTGTtgtaatcatcatcattactattgggt GACTAACAATGACGATAGCAGCTTAGTTAAAACTACAGTAATTGCCAGAGATGCTGATGTAATTGAAGGAGAAG ATCTCGATCAACAATGCCCTGTGGTTTCTATGTCACGGGAGGAGAAAGTTGGCAGCCTAAAAGCT ggCTTGGTTCATGTTGCACGAAAAATGCCAAAAAATGCCCATGCTCACTTTATACTTGGCCTAATGCATCAAAGATTGGGTCAACCGCAGAAG GCAGTTTCAGCATTTGAAAAATCATCTGAGATACTGTTACGGGACGAAGAGGAAATTCGCCGGCCTGATTTGCTGTCTTTAGTGTTGACACATCAAGCAcag TGCATTTTGCAAGGAAATTCAGGGGATAACTCAGACAAAGAACTTGAAGCTGAAGAATTAGAAGAAATTCTGACCAAAATGAAAGATTCTGTGCTGTCAGATGTCAAGCAAGCAGCTGTTTGGAACTCACTTGGCTTAATACTTATGAGGACCAACCGTTTGCAG AGTGCCATATCAATTTTATCATCCCTCTTGGTTTTTGTCCCTGACTACTTAGATTCACTTGCAAATCTTGGTGTTGCATATCTTCAAag TGGTAATCTGCAACTCTCTGGAAAATGCTTCCAAGATCTAATCTTGAAGGATCACAACCATCCTGCCGCCTTTGTGAACTATGCAGTCTATCTTTTGTGTTACTATGGATCAGTAATTGCAG TTTCAGGTGCCGGTGCTTGTGCGAGTGAAGGAGCTGATCCGCATCAAGTTGAAGCTACCGCTGTTGCAAAAGAGTGTCTTCTGtcagccataaaatctgatccAAAATCCGGGCCCCTATGGGTGAATCTTGCTAACGCATACGATGTGGCCGGTGAACATAGGAATGCAAAGAAGTGCTTAGAGCAG GTAGCAAAATTGGAACCCAGTCAAATGTCTGCACGGTATGCCATTGCCGTTCATCGTATCAAAGATGCCGAAAGGTATCAGGATTCAACAGAACAGCTTTCCTGGGCAGCAAATGAAATGTATTCAATACTGAAAGAAGGTGACCCTGCAATAATTGATCTTACCACAGCATGGGCTGGGTTAGCTATGGCCCATAGAGCTCAACAAGAGATTTCCGCTGCATATGAAACTGGATCAAAGGACTTGGCAGAGACAGAAGAGCGAGCTCTCTACGTGTTAAAACAA GCAATTGAGGAGGATCCTGATGATTCTGTGCAATGGCATCAGCTTGGTCTGCACTATTTATATAGATTACAGTTCAAGACATCGGTGCGCTTCCTCAAGGCTGCATTGGCTCGTCGCAAGGAATGTGCTTATGCCTGGTCCAATCTTG GTATCTGTCTGCAACTATCTGGCGATCCATCTTCGGCCGAAGAAGCATACAAGCGAGCTATCTCATTGTCGACACCACAACACGTGCACGCCACCCTGTCTAACCTGGGAAATCTTTACCGTCAACAGAGAAGATACGAACATGCAAAGGCAATCCTTACAAAATCTCTGGAACTCTCCTCCGGATACGCACCAGCACACAACAATCTCGGTCTCGTGTTTGTGGCCGGACGCCAGTTAGATGAAGCTATAGCCTCCTTCGACAAGGCTCTCCAGTTAGATCCATTGCTTGATGCTGCTAAATCAAATATGGCGAAAGCTATCGCCATGTCTAAGAAGCCGGAAACCACATAA
- the LOC120258391 gene encoding UDP-N-acetylglucosamine--peptide N-acetylglucosaminyltransferase 110 kDa subunit isoform X3, translating to MPCGFYVTGGESWQPKSWLGSCCTKNAKKCPCSLYTWPNASKIGSTAEVSAFEKSSEILLRDEEEIRRPDLLSLVLTHQAQCILQGNSGDNSDKELEAEELEEILTKMKDSVLSDVKQAAVWNSLGLILMRTNRLQSAISILSSLLVFVPDYLDSLANLGVAYLQSGNLQLSGKCFQDLILKDHNHPAAFVNYAVYLLCYYGSVIAVSGAGACASEGADPHQVEATAVAKECLLSAIKSDPKSGPLWVNLANAYDVAGEHRNAKKCLEQVAKLEPSQMSARYAIAVHRIKDAERYQDSTEQLSWAANEMYSILKEGDPAIIDLTTAWAGLAMAHRAQQEISAAYETGSKDLAETEERALYVLKQAIEEDPDDSVQWHQLGLHYLYRLQFKTSVRFLKAALARRKECAYAWSNLGICLQLSGDPSSAEEAYKRAISLSTPQHVHATLSNLGNLYRQQRRYEHAKAILTKSLELSSGYAPAHNNLGLVFVAGRQLDEAIASFDKALQLDPLLDAAKSNMAKAIAMSKKPETT from the exons ATGCCCTGTGGTTTCTATGTCACGGGAGGAGAAAGTTGGCAGCCTAAAAGCT ggCTTGGTTCATGTTGCACGAAAAATGCCAAAAAATGCCCATGCTCACTTTATACTTGGCCTAATGCATCAAAGATTGGGTCAACCGCAGAAG TTTCAGCATTTGAAAAATCATCTGAGATACTGTTACGGGACGAAGAGGAAATTCGCCGGCCTGATTTGCTGTCTTTAGTGTTGACACATCAAGCAcag TGCATTTTGCAAGGAAATTCAGGGGATAACTCAGACAAAGAACTTGAAGCTGAAGAATTAGAAGAAATTCTGACCAAAATGAAAGATTCTGTGCTGTCAGATGTCAAGCAAGCAGCTGTTTGGAACTCACTTGGCTTAATACTTATGAGGACCAACCGTTTGCAG AGTGCCATATCAATTTTATCATCCCTCTTGGTTTTTGTCCCTGACTACTTAGATTCACTTGCAAATCTTGGTGTTGCATATCTTCAAag TGGTAATCTGCAACTCTCTGGAAAATGCTTCCAAGATCTAATCTTGAAGGATCACAACCATCCTGCCGCCTTTGTGAACTATGCAGTCTATCTTTTGTGTTACTATGGATCAGTAATTGCAG TTTCAGGTGCCGGTGCTTGTGCGAGTGAAGGAGCTGATCCGCATCAAGTTGAAGCTACCGCTGTTGCAAAAGAGTGTCTTCTGtcagccataaaatctgatccAAAATCCGGGCCCCTATGGGTGAATCTTGCTAACGCATACGATGTGGCCGGTGAACATAGGAATGCAAAGAAGTGCTTAGAGCAG GTAGCAAAATTGGAACCCAGTCAAATGTCTGCACGGTATGCCATTGCCGTTCATCGTATCAAAGATGCCGAAAGGTATCAGGATTCAACAGAACAGCTTTCCTGGGCAGCAAATGAAATGTATTCAATACTGAAAGAAGGTGACCCTGCAATAATTGATCTTACCACAGCATGGGCTGGGTTAGCTATGGCCCATAGAGCTCAACAAGAGATTTCCGCTGCATATGAAACTGGATCAAAGGACTTGGCAGAGACAGAAGAGCGAGCTCTCTACGTGTTAAAACAA GCAATTGAGGAGGATCCTGATGATTCTGTGCAATGGCATCAGCTTGGTCTGCACTATTTATATAGATTACAGTTCAAGACATCGGTGCGCTTCCTCAAGGCTGCATTGGCTCGTCGCAAGGAATGTGCTTATGCCTGGTCCAATCTTG GTATCTGTCTGCAACTATCTGGCGATCCATCTTCGGCCGAAGAAGCATACAAGCGAGCTATCTCATTGTCGACACCACAACACGTGCACGCCACCCTGTCTAACCTGGGAAATCTTTACCGTCAACAGAGAAGATACGAACATGCAAAGGCAATCCTTACAAAATCTCTGGAACTCTCCTCCGGATACGCACCAGCACACAACAATCTCGGTCTCGTGTTTGTGGCCGGACGCCAGTTAGATGAAGCTATAGCCTCCTTCGACAAGGCTCTCCAGTTAGATCCATTGCTTGATGCTGCTAAATCAAATATGGCGAAAGCTATCGCCATGTCTAAGAAGCCGGAAACCACATAA
- the LOC120258391 gene encoding UDP-N-acetylglucosamine--peptide N-acetylglucosaminyltransferase 110 kDa subunit isoform X4, with amino-acid sequence MPKNAHAHFILGLMHQRLGQPQKAVSAFEKSSEILLRDEEEIRRPDLLSLVLTHQAQCILQGNSGDNSDKELEAEELEEILTKMKDSVLSDVKQAAVWNSLGLILMRTNRLQSAISILSSLLVFVPDYLDSLANLGVAYLQSGNLQLSGKCFQDLILKDHNHPAAFVNYAVYLLCYYGSVIAVSGAGACASEGADPHQVEATAVAKECLLSAIKSDPKSGPLWVNLANAYDVAGEHRNAKKCLEQVAKLEPSQMSARYAIAVHRIKDAERYQDSTEQLSWAANEMYSILKEGDPAIIDLTTAWAGLAMAHRAQQEISAAYETGSKDLAETEERALYVLKQAIEEDPDDSVQWHQLGLHYLYRLQFKTSVRFLKAALARRKECAYAWSNLGICLQLSGDPSSAEEAYKRAISLSTPQHVHATLSNLGNLYRQQRRYEHAKAILTKSLELSSGYAPAHNNLGLVFVAGRQLDEAIASFDKALQLDPLLDAAKSNMAKAIAMSKKPETT; translated from the exons ATGCCAAAAAATGCCCATGCTCACTTTATACTTGGCCTAATGCATCAAAGATTGGGTCAACCGCAGAAG GCAGTTTCAGCATTTGAAAAATCATCTGAGATACTGTTACGGGACGAAGAGGAAATTCGCCGGCCTGATTTGCTGTCTTTAGTGTTGACACATCAAGCAcag TGCATTTTGCAAGGAAATTCAGGGGATAACTCAGACAAAGAACTTGAAGCTGAAGAATTAGAAGAAATTCTGACCAAAATGAAAGATTCTGTGCTGTCAGATGTCAAGCAAGCAGCTGTTTGGAACTCACTTGGCTTAATACTTATGAGGACCAACCGTTTGCAG AGTGCCATATCAATTTTATCATCCCTCTTGGTTTTTGTCCCTGACTACTTAGATTCACTTGCAAATCTTGGTGTTGCATATCTTCAAag TGGTAATCTGCAACTCTCTGGAAAATGCTTCCAAGATCTAATCTTGAAGGATCACAACCATCCTGCCGCCTTTGTGAACTATGCAGTCTATCTTTTGTGTTACTATGGATCAGTAATTGCAG TTTCAGGTGCCGGTGCTTGTGCGAGTGAAGGAGCTGATCCGCATCAAGTTGAAGCTACCGCTGTTGCAAAAGAGTGTCTTCTGtcagccataaaatctgatccAAAATCCGGGCCCCTATGGGTGAATCTTGCTAACGCATACGATGTGGCCGGTGAACATAGGAATGCAAAGAAGTGCTTAGAGCAG GTAGCAAAATTGGAACCCAGTCAAATGTCTGCACGGTATGCCATTGCCGTTCATCGTATCAAAGATGCCGAAAGGTATCAGGATTCAACAGAACAGCTTTCCTGGGCAGCAAATGAAATGTATTCAATACTGAAAGAAGGTGACCCTGCAATAATTGATCTTACCACAGCATGGGCTGGGTTAGCTATGGCCCATAGAGCTCAACAAGAGATTTCCGCTGCATATGAAACTGGATCAAAGGACTTGGCAGAGACAGAAGAGCGAGCTCTCTACGTGTTAAAACAA GCAATTGAGGAGGATCCTGATGATTCTGTGCAATGGCATCAGCTTGGTCTGCACTATTTATATAGATTACAGTTCAAGACATCGGTGCGCTTCCTCAAGGCTGCATTGGCTCGTCGCAAGGAATGTGCTTATGCCTGGTCCAATCTTG GTATCTGTCTGCAACTATCTGGCGATCCATCTTCGGCCGAAGAAGCATACAAGCGAGCTATCTCATTGTCGACACCACAACACGTGCACGCCACCCTGTCTAACCTGGGAAATCTTTACCGTCAACAGAGAAGATACGAACATGCAAAGGCAATCCTTACAAAATCTCTGGAACTCTCCTCCGGATACGCACCAGCACACAACAATCTCGGTCTCGTGTTTGTGGCCGGACGCCAGTTAGATGAAGCTATAGCCTCCTTCGACAAGGCTCTCCAGTTAGATCCATTGCTTGATGCTGCTAAATCAAATATGGCGAAAGCTATCGCCATGTCTAAGAAGCCGGAAACCACATAA
- the LOC120257896 gene encoding uncharacterized protein LOC120257896: MCSFSRPQPRSSMPSKRSRSKIRKPKFISLRRQLSLPSPTPPPLPPTSMSPPPPTIDHDRDPPVTSLLDPGDGPSLTSLLGASSSIAVSETTSTPSSSSMNWDGEIAIARRALRGRERWVFCCSASSPSPASEQEASSASHVDLWCAVPQGLSLKLDYDEILSAWSDKGSLFIDANSGHQVVPEVYHTLSSPSTTTVFVEVGGGGGKAAAAAGGGSAWRVPEIGDEKAQSMVMKTKKEQEEEEESSKRKETKLGTREERVRRYKEKRQNRLFSKRIRYEVRKLNAEKRPRMKGRFVKRKDDVV, translated from the exons ATGTGCTCCTTCTCTCGCCCTCAACCCCGCTCCTCCATGCCCTCCAAGCGCTCCCGATCCAAGATCCGCAAGCCCAAGTTCATCAGCCTCCGCCGCCAACTCTCCCTCCCCTCTCccactcctcctcctcttcctcccaCCTCCATGTCTCCCCCGCCGCCCACCATCGACCACGATCGTGACCCTCCCGTCACATCCCTCCTTGACCCTGGCGACGGCCCATCTCTCACCTCCCTTCTCGGCGCCTCCTCCTCCATCGCCGTCTCCGAGACCACCTCTACCCCATCCTCCTCCTCCATGAACTGGGACGGCGAGATCGCCATCGCTAGACGAGCTCTTCGCGGCCGTGAAAGATGGGTCTTTTGCTGCTCCGCTTCATCTCCGTCACCAGCGTCGGAACAAGAAGCGTCTAGCGCAAGCCATGTTGATCTCTGGTGTGCTGTCCCGCAGGGCCTTTCTCTTAAGCTGGACTATGACGAGATCCTCTCCGCTTGGTCCGATAAGGGTTCCTTGTTTATTGATGCCAATTCCGGCCATCAGGTTGTTCCTGAGGTCTATCATACCCTCTCCTCTCCTTCTACCACCACT GTCTTTGTGGAAGTGGGAGGAGGTGGGGGaaaagcagcagcagcagcaggagGAGGTAGTGCATGGAGGGTGCCTGAGATTGGTGATGAGAAAGCACAAAGCATGGTaatgaaaaccaagaaagagcaagaagaggaagaagagtcctcaaaaaggaaagaaacaaaGTTGGGCACTAGGGAAGAGAGAGTGAGGAGATATAAAGAGAAGAGACAAAACAGGCTCTTCTCCAAACGCATTAGATATGAGGTCCGTAAACTCAATGCTGAGAAACGTCCCAGAATGAAG GGTCGTTTTGTCAAAAGGAAAGATGATGTTGTATGA